Proteins from a single region of Candidatus Woesearchaeota archaeon:
- a CDS encoding DNA topoisomerase VI subunit B, translated as MVQKSAEELSKKQREISIAEFFEKNRHLLGFDNPRKALLTTIREAVDNALDACEEARILPEINVELIQLEETRFRIIVEDNGPGIVQKQLARIFGKLLYGSKFHKISQTRGQQGIGISAAVLYAQLTSGKATTIKSKIASSKKGFYVKLKIDTQTNEPQIVDEGELDWAEKEHGIRVEMDMDASYMKGRQSVDEYLKQTAIVNPHCTIIYTNPEAQQTIFSRVTDQLPVEAKEIKPHPYGVELGRLIKMLELTDAKHLREFLMTEFSKVSDQTAKEICENSALLPTTKPEQMNREMAEALYKGIQNTKVQSPPTDCLSPIGQELLEKSLKKEINAEFYCAITRPIFVYRGNPFQIEVGIAYGGNQAKDELATVFRYANKVPLLYQQGACALTKAVVTTAWKPYGLLQSQGALPTGPITILLHIASVWVPFTSESKEALAHYPEIIKEIKLALQDAGRKLQSYVHKKQKIQGQIERASMFENFIPEVADALARLTGENKGDLIDKLEEMVQKEALTSKMEQMESLKGEVDEDEELPRKRDDDNEEEM; from the coding sequence ATTTTTTGAAAAAAATCGTCATTTACTTGGTTTTGATAACCCGCGTAAAGCACTTCTTACTACTATTAGAGAAGCCGTTGATAACGCATTAGATGCGTGTGAAGAAGCTCGAATTTTACCGGAGATTAATGTTGAATTAATCCAATTAGAAGAAACTCGTTTTCGTATCATCGTAGAGGATAATGGACCAGGAATTGTACAAAAACAATTAGCGCGTATTTTTGGTAAATTATTATATGGTTCTAAATTTCATAAGATTTCACAAACAAGAGGACAACAGGGTATTGGTATTTCTGCGGCAGTATTGTATGCGCAACTTACGTCGGGTAAAGCGACAACAATCAAATCAAAAATTGCGTCATCTAAAAAAGGATTTTATGTTAAGTTAAAAATTGATACTCAAACCAATGAACCACAAATTGTCGATGAAGGAGAACTCGATTGGGCTGAGAAAGAACATGGCATTCGTGTTGAAATGGACATGGATGCAAGTTATATGAAAGGTCGACAATCGGTCGATGAGTATCTTAAACAAACAGCAATCGTGAATCCTCATTGTACAATTATTTATACCAATCCTGAAGCACAACAGACGATTTTTTCACGTGTTACAGATCAACTTCCAGTGGAAGCGAAAGAGATCAAACCGCATCCGTATGGGGTAGAGCTTGGTCGTTTGATCAAGATGTTGGAGTTAACGGATGCAAAACATCTTAGAGAGTTTTTAATGACCGAATTTTCGAAAGTAAGCGACCAAACAGCAAAGGAAATTTGTGAAAATAGCGCATTACTTCCCACTACTAAACCAGAACAAATGAATAGAGAGATGGCAGAAGCGTTGTATAAAGGAATTCAAAATACAAAGGTTCAATCTCCACCTACTGACTGCCTAAGTCCTATTGGGCAAGAGCTCCTTGAAAAGAGCTTGAAAAAGGAGATTAATGCAGAATTTTATTGCGCAATCACTCGCCCTATTTTTGTTTACCGAGGAAATCCATTTCAAATTGAGGTGGGGATTGCGTATGGCGGTAATCAAGCAAAAGATGAATTAGCAACAGTATTTCGTTATGCTAATAAAGTGCCATTGCTCTATCAGCAAGGTGCGTGCGCGCTTACCAAAGCAGTTGTAACAACAGCATGGAAACCTTATGGTCTGTTACAAAGTCAAGGTGCTCTGCCTACTGGACCCATTACTATTTTATTACATATTGCATCAGTATGGGTTCCTTTTACCTCAGAATCAAAAGAAGCATTAGCACATTATCCAGAGATTATCAAAGAGATTAAACTTGCTTTGCAGGATGCAGGACGAAAATTACAATCATATGTTCATAAAAAACAAAAAATTCAAGGGCAGATTGAACGCGCGAGTATGTTTGAAAACTTTATTCCTGAAGTTGCTGATGCTTTGGCGCGTCTCACCGGTGAGAATAAGGGAGATCTTATTGACAAATTAGAAGAGATGGTCCAAAAGGAAGCGCTTACATCCAAGATGGAGCAAATGGAATCACTTAAAGGGGAAGTCGATGAGGATGAAGAACTTCCACGCAAACGCGATGATGATAATGAAGAGGAGATGTAG